The Flaviramulus sp. BrNp1-15 genome has a window encoding:
- a CDS encoding CIA30 family protein: protein MKTIVLFISLTILQTSMTIFNFKTQSDITNWNIVDDVVMGGRSNGTFSINKEGFGIFEGTVSLENNGGFSMVQYKFNTKNVNSFSKVYIKLKGDGKTYQFRVKSKNSDKHSYVFSFETNNNWQTIEIPFNKLYPAFRGRTLDIENYSGEQMEMIAFLIGNKKAESFKLEIESIKLE from the coding sequence ATGAAAACAATAGTTTTATTTATATCATTAACCATACTTCAAACATCTATGACAATTTTTAATTTTAAAACACAAAGTGATATTACTAATTGGAACATTGTAGACGATGTTGTTATGGGTGGTCGCTCTAATGGAACTTTTTCAATTAATAAAGAAGGGTTTGGAATTTTTGAAGGCACAGTGTCTTTAGAAAACAATGGTGGTTTCTCTATGGTTCAATATAAGTTTAACACTAAAAATGTTAATAGTTTTTCTAAAGTTTATATAAAGTTAAAAGGCGATGGAAAAACTTATCAATTCAGAGTTAAATCAAAAAATAGCGACAAACACTCTTATGTTTTTTCGTTTGAAACCAATAATAATTGGCAAACAATTGAAATTCCTTTTAACAAGTTGTATCCGGCCTTTCGAGGTAGAACGTTAGATATTGAAAACTATTCAGGTGAACAAATGGAAATGATTGCTTTTTTAATTGGTAACAAAAAAGCTGAGTCTTTTAAATTAGAAATTGAAAGTATTAAACTCGAATAA
- a CDS encoding RluA family pseudouridine synthase, translating to MEDYTPQLPDEEDNDLYEHYAFTVEKGQTPLRIDKYLMNFVENATRNKIQTAAKNGSIHVNGVPVKSNYKVKPNDSIRVLFTHPPHENLLVGEDIDIDVVYEDDSLLVVNKPAGMVVHPGHGNYSGTLINALIYRFDNLPNNSSERPGLVHRIDKDTSGLLVVAKTEQAMAHLSLQFAEKTSEREYVAIVWGNVEEDEGTVEGNIGRHPKNRLQNTVFLGDEADKGKPAITHYKVLERLGYVTLVSCKLETGRTHQIRVHMKHIGHTLFNDERYGGDKVLKGTTFTKYKQFVDNCFKVLPRQALHAKTLGFKHPKTGEFMRFETPVPEDMQQCIEKWRTYSKHQEN from the coding sequence ATGGAAGATTATACACCGCAATTACCAGACGAAGAAGATAACGATCTTTACGAGCACTATGCTTTTACTGTAGAAAAAGGGCAAACACCACTTCGGATAGATAAATATTTAATGAATTTTGTTGAAAATGCTACACGAAACAAAATTCAAACTGCCGCAAAAAATGGAAGCATTCATGTAAATGGAGTTCCAGTAAAATCCAATTACAAAGTTAAGCCTAACGATAGTATTCGCGTATTGTTTACACATCCACCACACGAAAATCTATTAGTTGGTGAAGATATTGATATAGATGTAGTTTATGAAGATGATTCACTTTTGGTTGTGAACAAACCTGCAGGTATGGTTGTGCATCCAGGTCATGGAAATTACTCAGGAACACTTATTAACGCATTGATATATCGATTCGATAATTTGCCAAACAATTCTAGTGAGCGTCCGGGATTGGTTCATAGAATAGATAAGGATACAAGCGGACTTTTAGTAGTTGCAAAAACCGAACAAGCTATGGCGCATTTATCATTACAGTTTGCAGAAAAAACAAGTGAACGGGAATATGTAGCTATTGTTTGGGGAAATGTTGAAGAAGATGAAGGTACAGTTGAAGGTAATATTGGTAGACATCCTAAAAATAGATTACAAAATACTGTTTTTTTAGGCGATGAAGCTGATAAGGGTAAACCTGCAATTACTCATTATAAAGTTTTAGAACGTTTAGGTTATGTTACTTTAGTTTCTTGTAAGTTAGAAACAGGGCGTACACACCAAATTCGTGTTCATATGAAACATATTGGGCATACACTTTTTAATGATGAACGTTATGGCGGAGACAAAGTGTTAAAAGGCACAACATTTACAAAGTATAAACAGTTTGTAGATAATTGTTTTAAAGTATTACCAAGACAAGCTTTACATGCCAAAACTTTAGGATTCAAGCACCCGAAAACAGGAGAGTTTATGCGATTTGAAACGCCTGTTCCTGAAGATATGCAACAGTGCATTGAGAAATGGAGAACGTATTCTAAGCACCAAGAGAATTAA
- a CDS encoding PASTA domain-containing protein — translation MSIVKFLTSKTLLKQILLAVAALVVLCLIALQGIKISTNHGEFETVPDLKGKSISVAEIELEENNLVMQIQDSANYNPDYPKFSVIEQEPLAGAKVKENRKIYITLNPSGYRKIRVPDGLIDKTFRQVKPTLEALGFKVGKITYVDNLGKDMVLKLTHKGKTIKSGDKLPKTSVIDLVLGNGNRP, via the coding sequence ATGAGTATAGTAAAATTTCTTACCAGTAAAACTTTATTAAAACAAATTTTATTGGCAGTAGCAGCGCTAGTTGTATTGTGTTTAATTGCATTACAGGGGATAAAAATATCTACTAACCATGGTGAATTTGAAACCGTTCCAGACTTAAAAGGAAAATCTATTAGTGTGGCAGAAATAGAATTAGAAGAGAATAATTTAGTGATGCAAATTCAGGATTCTGCTAATTATAATCCAGATTACCCAAAGTTTTCTGTTATAGAGCAAGAACCATTAGCTGGTGCAAAAGTAAAGGAAAACAGGAAAATATATATAACGCTAAACCCTTCAGGGTATAGAAAAATTAGAGTTCCAGATGGCTTGATTGATAAAACTTTCAGACAAGTAAAACCAACGCTTGAGGCCTTAGGTTTTAAAGTGGGAAAAATAACTTATGTAGATAACTTGGGTAAAGACATGGTTTTAAAGCTAACTCATAAAGGGAAAACCATTAAATCTGGAGATAAACTACCAAAAACTTCTGTTATAGATTTGGTGTTAGGTAATGGTAACAGACCTTAA
- a CDS encoding D-alanine--D-alanine ligase, giving the protein MKKNIAIIMGGYSSEYQISLKSGNVVYDTLDSLKYNPYRIHIFKDKWVYVDANDAEYPIDKNDFSVIVNNSKIIFDCVFNAIHGSPGEDGFMQAYFKLLNIPQTSCDMYQASLTFNKRDCLSVLKPYGIKTAESYYLNLGDDINEDEIITKVGLPCFVKANKAGSSFGVTKVHKKEDLNNAINVAFKEDDEIIIESFLDGTEVSVGVITYKGKTKVLPITEIVSENDFFDYEAKYLGKSQEITPARLTKEQENKVNSVAKKVYEVLKMKGFSRSEFIFKDGEPHLLEMNTVPGLTRESILPQQAAAAGISMSELFDNAIEEALK; this is encoded by the coding sequence ATGAAAAAAAATATTGCTATCATCATGGGAGGATATTCAAGTGAATATCAAATCTCTTTAAAAAGTGGAAACGTGGTTTATGACACCCTTGATTCTTTAAAATACAACCCTTATCGCATTCATATTTTTAAAGACAAATGGGTTTACGTTGATGCTAATGATGCTGAATATCCTATTGATAAAAATGATTTTTCGGTAATAGTAAATAATTCAAAAATAATTTTCGATTGTGTTTTTAATGCCATTCATGGTTCTCCAGGTGAAGACGGTTTTATGCAAGCCTATTTTAAATTGTTAAATATCCCGCAAACCAGTTGCGATATGTATCAAGCAAGTTTAACTTTTAACAAACGAGATTGTTTAAGTGTTTTAAAACCATATGGAATAAAAACTGCTGAATCATATTATTTAAATCTTGGTGATGATATAAATGAAGATGAAATTATAACCAAAGTTGGTTTACCTTGTTTTGTAAAAGCCAATAAAGCTGGAAGTAGTTTTGGTGTAACCAAAGTACATAAAAAAGAAGATTTAAATAATGCCATTAATGTAGCTTTTAAAGAAGATGATGAGATTATAATTGAGTCTTTTTTAGATGGAACCGAAGTTTCTGTAGGCGTTATAACCTACAAAGGAAAAACCAAAGTATTACCCATTACAGAAATTGTTAGTGAAAATGACTTTTTTGATTATGAAGCAAAATACTTAGGTAAATCTCAAGAAATAACTCCTGCCAGATTAACTAAAGAGCAAGAAAACAAAGTTAATTCGGTTGCTAAAAAAGTATATGAAGTTTTAAAAATGAAAGGATTCTCCAGAAGTGAGTTCATTTTTAAAGATGGTGAACCTCATTTATTGGAAATGAATACTGTACCTGGATTAACGCGGGAAAGTATTTTACCACAACAAGCTGCTGCTGCTGGTATAAGTATGAGTGAGTTGTTTGATAATGCTATTGAAGAAGCTTTGAAATAA
- a CDS encoding zinc-ribbon domain-containing protein, with amino-acid sequence MIFYGTNSSRLKDGQINNVTCPNCENQTSMTYSVFGKYAYIYWIPIFPLGKVNVLECNSCKRTFKLKELPEQIKHKFELEKHRGIPILHFSGLAIIVLAIAFFAYSGSKNKELDAKYIQAPAIGDVYSVLSDTNGQYTTMKVTGVTNDSVFVVYNDYEIDKRSAIYKIDKKENYTVYESGYTKQEILSLYADKTIYEIDRE; translated from the coding sequence ATGATTTTTTACGGCACTAATTCTTCAAGATTAAAAGATGGACAAATAAACAATGTTACATGTCCAAATTGTGAAAACCAAACATCAATGACCTACAGCGTTTTTGGCAAATACGCTTATATTTATTGGATTCCCATTTTTCCTTTGGGAAAAGTAAATGTCTTAGAGTGCAATTCCTGTAAACGTACTTTTAAACTTAAAGAGCTTCCAGAACAAATTAAACATAAATTTGAGTTAGAGAAACATAGGGGTATTCCTATTTTACATTTTAGCGGTTTAGCTATTATTGTTTTAGCTATCGCTTTTTTTGCATATTCAGGTTCTAAAAACAAAGAACTAGATGCAAAATACATTCAGGCTCCAGCCATAGGAGATGTTTATTCAGTCCTTTCAGACACTAATGGGCAGTATACAACCATGAAGGTTACTGGTGTAACTAATGACAGTGTATTTGTGGTATACAATGACTATGAAATTGATAAAAGAAGTGCTATATACAAAATAGATAAGAAAGAGAACTATACAGTTTATGAAAGTGGTTATACTAAGCAGGAAATCTTGTCTTTATATGCAGACAAAACTATTTATGAAATAGATAGAGAATAA
- the coaD gene encoding pantetheine-phosphate adenylyltransferase, whose translation MKRAIFPGSFDPLTLGHYDIIKRGVTLFDEIIVAIGVNADKKYMFSLKERKKFIEDAFADEPKVKVVTYKGLTVDFCKEVDAEFILRGLRNPADFEFEKAIAHTNRSLSEIETVFLLTAAKTSYIASSIVRDVIRNNGDYTKLVPDSVRVK comes from the coding sequence ATGAAACGAGCCATATTTCCAGGGTCTTTTGATCCACTAACATTAGGTCATTATGATATTATAAAACGTGGTGTTACACTTTTTGATGAAATTATAGTAGCTATTGGTGTAAATGCCGATAAAAAATATATGTTTTCACTTAAAGAACGTAAAAAGTTTATTGAAGACGCTTTTGCAGATGAACCTAAAGTAAAAGTTGTTACTTATAAAGGTTTAACGGTAGATTTTTGTAAAGAAGTTGATGCAGAATTTATCCTTCGTGGTTTAAGAAACCCTGCAGATTTTGAATTTGAAAAAGCTATTGCACATACAAACCGAAGCTTATCAGAGATTGAAACTGTTTTTCTTTTAACTGCAGCAAAAACGTCATACATTGCATCATCTATAGTACGCGATGTTATTAGAAATAATGGTGATTACACAAAATTGGTACCTGATAGTGTTAGAGTGAAATAA
- a CDS encoding HEAT repeat domain-containing protein: MFYQITYLLFKLKCIQPSDHAIYFWMQNNHIEKLEYALKFGNYKTRKLAAEALEIVGKPSSIPALINAMNDNVQNVSVAVLNALEKIGEDDELVKTIVKKRFNWAKQIRDNKAKYEANKNKKYKIYRWERASKKSFDIVKEQLKKPMR, encoded by the coding sequence ATGTTCTACCAAATTACATATTTGCTTTTTAAACTGAAATGTATTCAGCCATCTGATCATGCTATTTACTTTTGGATGCAGAATAATCATATTGAAAAATTAGAATATGCTTTAAAATTTGGAAACTACAAAACACGTAAATTGGCTGCTGAAGCTTTAGAAATTGTCGGTAAACCATCGTCAATTCCTGCACTTATCAACGCTATGAATGACAATGTGCAAAATGTGTCTGTTGCAGTTTTAAATGCTTTAGAAAAAATAGGTGAAGATGACGAACTTGTTAAAACCATTGTAAAAAAACGTTTTAATTGGGCAAAACAAATTCGAGATAACAAAGCAAAATATGAAGCTAACAAAAACAAAAAATATAAAATTTATCGTTGGGAACGTGCCAGTAAAAAATCGTTTGATATAGTTAAGGAACAACTAAAAAAACCAATGAGATAA
- a CDS encoding SulP family inorganic anion transporter, producing the protein MTEFIRKRAANAKDDILSGITVALALVPEAVAFAFVAGVDPLVGLYAAFMIGLITSVFGGRPGMISGATGALAVVMVSLVAEGNAMGTEGEQLGLYYLFATVILMGVIQMLAGVLKLGKFVRLIPHPVMMGFVNGLAIVIFLSQLGMFKDANGDWFTGNQLWVMLGLVLLTMAIMFGLPKLTKKLPEALIAILVVSAIVIFGNLDVATVGSFIRDGGGEGLKGGLPQFQIDIFSKVPFNWETIKFIGPYALILAAIGLIESLMTLNLIDELTETRGDTNRECMAQGGANIVTGFFGGMGGCAMIGQSLINIKSGGRTRLSGIVAAVLLLVFILFASGLIEQVPIAALVGVMFMVVIGTFAWSSFRILNKIPLSDVIVLIAVSALTVIFDLAIAVIAGVIISALVFSWENAKRIRARKRMREDGTKVYEIWGPLFFGSIIAFNEKFDVKNDPHKVEIDFVESRVSDHSALEAIFNLVNKYEAAGKQIKLKHLSEDCKILLYKASPKFREVIVEDIDDPRYHLAENPEAFTKPLSEYKL; encoded by the coding sequence ATGACTGAATTCATAAGAAAGCGTGCAGCGAATGCTAAAGACGATATTTTAAGTGGAATTACTGTGGCATTGGCCTTGGTCCCAGAGGCTGTAGCATTTGCATTTGTAGCGGGTGTAGATCCTTTAGTTGGGTTGTATGCTGCATTTATGATTGGTTTAATAACCTCGGTATTTGGTGGTCGCCCAGGAATGATAAGTGGAGCAACAGGTGCTTTAGCGGTAGTTATGGTAAGTCTTGTTGCCGAAGGAAACGCCATGGGAACAGAAGGCGAACAACTAGGGTTATACTATTTATTTGCCACGGTAATATTAATGGGTGTTATACAAATGCTAGCAGGTGTTTTAAAGCTTGGTAAATTTGTTAGATTAATTCCTCACCCTGTAATGATGGGGTTTGTTAACGGGTTAGCGATTGTTATATTTCTTTCTCAATTAGGCATGTTTAAAGATGCTAACGGCGATTGGTTCACAGGTAATCAATTATGGGTAATGTTAGGTCTTGTACTTTTAACCATGGCTATAATGTTTGGTTTACCAAAATTAACTAAAAAGTTACCAGAAGCCTTAATTGCTATTTTGGTTGTTTCGGCAATTGTAATTTTTGGAAACTTAGATGTTGCAACTGTTGGAAGTTTTATTCGTGATGGTGGTGGTGAAGGACTAAAAGGAGGATTGCCACAATTTCAAATCGATATTTTTAGTAAAGTGCCTTTTAATTGGGAAACTATAAAGTTTATTGGTCCATATGCTCTAATACTTGCTGCAATTGGATTAATAGAGTCTTTAATGACATTAAATTTAATTGATGAATTAACCGAAACCAGAGGGGATACTAATAGAGAATGTATGGCGCAAGGTGGTGCAAATATTGTAACCGGTTTCTTTGGAGGTATGGGTGGTTGTGCCATGATTGGTCAGTCGTTAATTAACATAAAGTCTGGAGGTCGTACTCGATTGTCTGGTATAGTTGCAGCCGTTTTATTGCTTGTGTTTATCCTTTTTGCTTCAGGACTTATAGAGCAAGTTCCTATTGCAGCTTTGGTAGGTGTTATGTTTATGGTTGTAATTGGTACGTTTGCATGGAGTAGTTTCAGAATACTAAATAAAATACCTTTAAGCGACGTCATTGTTTTAATTGCTGTTTCAGCGTTAACCGTTATTTTCGATTTAGCTATTGCTGTTATTGCAGGTGTAATTATTAGTGCGCTTGTGTTTTCTTGGGAAAATGCTAAACGTATTCGCGCACGTAAGCGTATGAGAGAAGATGGAACTAAAGTTTATGAAATCTGGGGGCCTTTATTTTTTGGATCGATTATAGCCTTTAACGAAAAGTTTGATGTAAAAAATGATCCACATAAGGTTGAAATAGATTTTGTAGAATCCAGAGTTAGTGATCATTCTGCATTAGAAGCTATTTTTAATCTGGTAAATAAATATGAAGCTGCCGGAAAACAGATCAAATTGAAGCATTTAAGTGAAGATTGTAAAATATTACTCTACAAAGCTAGTCCTAAATTCAGAGAAGTTATTGTTGAAGATATTGACGATCCGCGTTACCATTTAGCCGAAAACCCAGAAGCTTTTACAAAACCGCTTTCGGAGTATAAATTGTAA
- a CDS encoding M14 family metallopeptidase, with protein sequence MKRFFYIVIFIAACNPSNEKTYYDFETHFEKTDGLETATYKETIQFYTDLAEAYNEIKIDSIGETDSGKPLHLVTLNLDAEFNFSEIRKNKRILFINNGIHSGESDGIDATMMLFRDLVNGKIKPPKNTVLVTIPIYNVGGSLNRNSTTRTNQNGPKEYGFRGNSRNYDLNRDFIKCDTKNAKTFAEIFHLVKPDVFIDNHVSNGADYQYTLTHLFTQHNKFGGDLGNYIHTEIMPRLEQKLLEKQWDITPYVNVFNQVPEKGFSQFMDYPRYSTGYTTLFNTIGMMVETHMLKPYKQRVEGTYELMKSMIEITEEQGDKISELRKNAFSEIQKQKNYALDWEVDTTKTSNLNFKGFEGEIIKSEVTGFDRLKYDRTKPFTKQVAYQNYFKPSIEVEVPKAYIIPKGWHNVIDLLKLNSVEMTTFENDTIIKIESYKISDYKTRQMPYEGHYQHYNTKVEKTEKDIQFSKGDYLIYTNQNAVRYLLETLEPQVPDSFFNWNFFDTILQQKEGFSPYVWEGKAQEILARNPKLQIAFNTKKSYNKDFANNWYAQLDWLHKQTEYYEKAHLQYPVYRII encoded by the coding sequence ATGAAAAGATTTTTTTACATAGTAATTTTTATAGCAGCTTGTAATCCTTCAAACGAAAAAACTTATTATGATTTTGAAACTCATTTTGAAAAAACTGATGGCTTAGAAACAGCAACATACAAAGAAACAATTCAGTTTTATACAGATTTAGCTGAAGCTTATAATGAAATAAAAATTGATAGTATTGGAGAAACCGATTCTGGCAAACCACTACACCTTGTAACTTTAAACCTTGATGCTGAGTTTAACTTTTCAGAAATCAGGAAAAATAAACGCATTTTATTTATTAATAATGGCATTCACTCTGGTGAAAGTGATGGTATTGATGCTACTATGATGCTTTTTAGAGATTTAGTAAATGGTAAAATAAAGCCCCCTAAAAACACCGTTTTAGTAACTATTCCTATTTATAACGTTGGTGGTAGCTTAAACAGAAATTCTACCACACGTACAAATCAAAACGGCCCAAAAGAATACGGATTTAGAGGAAACTCCAGAAATTACGATTTAAATCGTGATTTTATAAAATGTGATACCAAAAATGCCAAAACATTTGCTGAAATTTTTCACTTGGTAAAACCCGATGTTTTTATTGATAATCATGTAAGTAATGGTGCTGATTATCAATATACGCTCACTCATTTATTTACACAGCATAACAAATTTGGTGGTGATTTAGGGAATTATATTCATACTGAAATCATGCCAAGACTAGAACAAAAACTTTTAGAAAAACAATGGGATATTACACCTTATGTAAATGTTTTTAACCAAGTTCCAGAGAAAGGATTTTCTCAGTTTATGGATTACCCACGTTACTCTACAGGTTACACAACACTTTTCAATACTATAGGTATGATGGTTGAAACTCATATGCTAAAACCATACAAACAACGTGTTGAAGGTACATATGAGCTAATGAAAAGTATGATAGAAATTACCGAAGAACAAGGTGATAAAATTTCAGAATTAAGAAAAAATGCCTTTTCGGAAATTCAAAAGCAAAAAAATTATGCCTTAGACTGGGAAGTAGATACCACCAAAACATCAAACTTAAACTTTAAAGGGTTTGAAGGTGAAATAATTAAAAGTGAAGTTACAGGTTTTGATAGATTGAAATATGACAGAACAAAGCCATTTACAAAACAGGTAGCTTATCAAAATTACTTTAAACCAAGTATTGAGGTTGAAGTTCCAAAAGCTTATATAATACCAAAAGGTTGGCATAATGTGATTGATTTATTGAAATTGAATAGTGTTGAAATGACCACTTTCGAAAATGACACCATTATTAAAATAGAATCTTATAAAATTTCAGATTATAAAACGAGACAAATGCCTTATGAAGGACATTATCAGCATTATAATACAAAAGTTGAAAAAACAGAAAAAGACATTCAATTTTCAAAAGGTGATTATCTCATTTACACCAATCAAAATGCTGTAAGATATTTATTAGAGACACTAGAACCCCAAGTACCTGATTCATTTTTTAATTGGAACTTCTTTGATACTATTCTTCAACAAAAAGAAGGGTTTTCTCCTTATGTATGGGAAGGTAAAGCACAAGAAATTTTAGCAAGAAATCCAAAATTACAAATTGCCTTTAACACCAAAAAGTCTTACAATAAAGACTTTGCAAATAATTGGTACGCTCAATTAGATTGGTTGCATAAACAAACCGAGTATTATGAAAAAGCACATTTACAATATCCAGTATATCGAATTATCTAA
- a CDS encoding glycoside hydrolase family 105 protein, with protein sequence MIKKRVFIIVLALISTFISCKSKEPQLNKSPETVGKLIINDLLSRPEFMIYETPGVYAVHYAEACAGYGSLKLAGLLKDKNLIANLESRYKRVEKENIPNTENHVDTNVYGILPLEFYIQTQNKSYLKQGIKLANGQWKDTLPNGLSSQTRFWIDDIYMISALQVQAYRVTGNMIYLERAALTVKTYIEKLQQPNGLFFHGPEAPFFWGRGNGWVAVGFAELLSVLPENNPHYNFILNGYKKMMKTLIEYQNEDGMWHQLINHKESFKESSSTAMFGFAMALGVKKDLLPKSPYQETYIKAWNALTKYLNDDGKIREICVGTGQSLDINYYLNRPRITGDLHGQAPMLWFAHSLLTKNE encoded by the coding sequence ATGATTAAAAAACGCGTCTTCATAATTGTTTTAGCTCTTATTAGCACATTTATTTCTTGCAAATCAAAAGAACCTCAACTTAATAAGTCGCCTGAAACTGTTGGTAAACTAATTATAAACGACTTGCTATCTAGACCAGAATTTATGATATATGAAACTCCTGGAGTTTACGCTGTTCATTATGCTGAAGCTTGCGCAGGTTATGGAAGTTTAAAACTAGCTGGTTTATTAAAGGATAAAAACTTGATTGCTAATTTAGAAAGTCGTTATAAGAGAGTTGAAAAAGAAAATATACCCAATACAGAAAACCATGTAGACACTAATGTCTATGGCATTTTACCTTTAGAGTTTTATATTCAAACACAAAATAAAAGTTATCTAAAACAAGGTATAAAACTAGCCAACGGACAGTGGAAAGATACTTTGCCAAATGGTTTAAGTTCTCAAACAAGATTTTGGATTGATGATATTTATATGATTAGTGCTTTACAAGTACAGGCATATAGAGTAACTGGTAATATGATTTATTTGGAAAGGGCTGCTTTAACTGTTAAAACTTATATTGAAAAATTACAACAACCTAACGGCTTGTTTTTTCATGGACCCGAAGCGCCTTTTTTCTGGGGAAGAGGAAATGGTTGGGTAGCGGTAGGATTTGCTGAACTATTATCTGTATTACCTGAAAATAATCCGCATTATAACTTTATTCTGAATGGTTATAAAAAAATGATGAAAACCCTAATTGAATATCAAAATGAAGATGGTATGTGGCACCAATTAATTAACCATAAAGAATCATTTAAAGAAAGTTCTTCTACAGCTATGTTTGGATTTGCCATGGCTTTAGGCGTTAAAAAAGATTTGTTACCTAAAAGTCCATACCAAGAAACATATATAAAAGCTTGGAACGCACTTACTAAATATTTAAATGATGATGGTAAAATTCGAGAAATTTGTGTGGGTACTGGTCAAAGTCTAGATATTAATTATTACTTAAACCGCCCAAGAATAACAGGAGATTTACATGGTCAAGCTCCAATGCTTTGGTTTGCACATAGTCTGTTAACTAAAAATGAGTAA
- a CDS encoding SMI1/KNR4 family protein, translating into MTIEKLRILFKEIYKLKFDYQIEGVFSNGSSKQIIYALEKHNLPQSYIKFQKNCGHISALDIHNGYWLDKGEKVLERLNQNKNQKLLIIGSDGGGNLFKLNIQNDSIYKTNPAGNNPIIISNSFEEFLEQLVLDWQHFLNGDASWKYIV; encoded by the coding sequence ATGACAATAGAGAAACTGAGGATCTTGTTTAAAGAGATTTACAAACTTAAATTTGATTATCAAATTGAAGGAGTATTTTCAAATGGTTCTTCAAAACAAATAATTTATGCTTTGGAAAAACACAATCTACCTCAATCATATATCAAATTTCAAAAAAACTGTGGACATATAAGTGCACTAGATATTCACAATGGATATTGGTTAGATAAAGGTGAAAAAGTTCTCGAAAGACTTAATCAAAACAAAAATCAAAAACTATTAATCATAGGAAGTGATGGTGGGGGAAATTTGTTCAAATTAAACATACAAAACGATAGTATTTATAAAACAAACCCCGCAGGAAACAACCCCATAATAATTTCTAATTCATTTGAAGAGTTTTTAGAACAACTAGTTTTAGATTGGCAACACTTTTTAAACGGAGATGCTTCTTGGAAATATATTGTTTAA
- a CDS encoding NUDIX hydrolase has protein sequence MYKVFVGDKPIILTSVVEKETNFKNYLLNTVNVVKVIKKLNTTSLKEVRLIHKNQDKLIKKFLKKLPNVIAGGGKVFNEKGDILFIYRNDKWDLPKGKVDGKETIEETAIREVEEETGVEGLKITKPLDTTYHIFKRNGRYKIKITYWFEMKTSFNGKFHPQENEGITKVEWLNKEQIKEALTNSYANIKGLV, from the coding sequence ATGTATAAAGTTTTTGTTGGTGATAAACCAATAATTTTAACTTCTGTTGTTGAAAAAGAAACAAACTTTAAAAATTATTTACTAAATACAGTAAATGTTGTTAAGGTTATAAAAAAACTTAATACAACATCTTTGAAAGAAGTTCGCCTTATCCATAAAAATCAAGATAAGCTTATTAAAAAATTTTTAAAAAAGCTTCCTAATGTTATAGCAGGAGGCGGTAAGGTATTTAATGAAAAGGGTGATATTTTATTTATTTATAGAAATGATAAATGGGATTTACCAAAAGGAAAGGTAGACGGAAAAGAAACTATAGAAGAAACAGCAATAAGAGAAGTTGAAGAGGAAACTGGAGTTGAAGGTTTAAAAATAACTAAACCATTAGATACTACTTACCATATTTTTAAACGTAACGGGCGTTACAAAATTAAAATCACCTATTGGTTTGAAATGAAAACGAGTTTTAATGGAAAATTTCATCCTCAAGAAAACGAGGGTATTACCAAAGTAGAGTGGTTAAATAAAGAGCAAATTAAGGAAGCGCTTACAAATTCTTATGCTAATATAAAAGGGTTGGTTTAA